In Verrucomicrobiales bacterium, the genomic stretch GGTACTTGCGGCTAGCTGGGCTGCATCTTCTGATGGATCTGAACCGCCAGGAACTCGGCCGGACGCAGGACCGCCACCAGGACCATCAGCCTCAGGGAGCCATCCAGGATGTCCTGCGCTGTCATGGTTCTTCCCAGGCCGATGGCCACACTGAACGCCTCCTCCGGCTTGGCCCCCACGAAGGCGCCTTGTTTCCACAAGTTGTCGAGGAAGTTGCTCGCCATGCTCGCTATCGTCACCCAAGTGTTCTCCGTGTTGGGCTCGAAGACATAGGCCTGCGTTGCCAACTGCAGCGATTGCTCGATCATGATGAGAGTTCGCCGCACCGAAATATACCGCCACTCATTGCTGTTGCCATCCAAAGTGCGGGCTCCCCACGGCATGACTCCCTTACCTGGAAAGTAACGGATGGCATTGATCGACTTTCCGGATGCGGCGTCAATGTTCAGGTCCGATTGAGCCGCGTCGGAGATAGCAAGTGTTACACCCAAGGCGTTGATGCCCACACGAGCTGGCGCCGCCCAAACGCCACGGCTGTCGTCTGTCGCGGCGTAGATTCCAGCCATCGCCGCACTTGGCGGCAGAGTGTTGATCTTGCCCAACACCCCCTGAACGAGCGCCGAATAGGATTTACTGGCGCCGCGGAGGGCACTCTCGAGCTGAACAGGCGTTAGAGCATTCGCCGCGGGTGGATTTGCAGCAGTCGCCAGCAAGGTTTTCACCGGTTCAGCAGCAGCTTCCGGCAGCAGCCCTGCCAGGACGGAAGGCCCGCCGAGGTTCGCCATGCCAATGTCGGCTTCGGAGACAATGGAGGTGCGCAAGAAGGGGTAGTAAGCGGCACCATAGCTAAGGAACTCGGTCCCGATCGCGATCCGGAAAGGCAGAATGTCGTCCGACATCCAGCTGGCCGGATCCGGAGCGTCGCCACCGGGCACGTCCACGATGCCGATGCGACTTCGCATCGCGCCACACTGCCGCAGCACATCTTGCATCAAGGACGCGTGCTCCCCGCGGCTCAGCAACGCCGCATCAGGAATGACAATCATCGTCGGTTCCTGCTCAGTCAGCAGCAGATCCAGTCCAGCCTTAAGATCCGCGTACAGGACGTTAGGGTTGATCAGGGCTTCGTCCTTAGCCTTGGGTTTTCCGGAAATGGGTCCATAAGAACCGATCGAAATCACATAACAAGGTCCGCCGCCATTTTGAAAGAAGAGCTTCAGGGAGGAGAACAAGTAGTAGACGGAGCCGGGGTCGGGCTCGAGGTCGTAGTGTTGCCCCGAGAGGGTGATGTCCCCTCCGCTTCCCTGCTTCGCAGGAATGGCGTGATAACGAGGCGCATACTGCTGGTCATCGGGAGCGATCTCAGGCGGCCCGCCATGGCTAGGCGTCGTTTGAACCGCGAAGTGAGCTAAGAAGTCCCCAAATGACTCGATCCTGATCGGTGTTCTGGCGCACGACCGTCCCCTGTAGACGGGATGGGCCTGGGGCGTGTAGCCAATAAACGCGGGAATCGCCGTTGCGACCTGAACCACCGAGTTCGGGAACGCATTTTTCTCAGTGATGAAGACCCCGGGGGTCTTGATAGTGTTGGGCATAGTCTCAGCGAGGCGAAGCGCGGAGTGACCTGAGTGGCCTCGGCCCGCTTACTCACCCTGTCGGGACACGCCGAGACAGGTCCAGAAAATTTTTAGCCCGCGGTCAACGAGAGGAGCAGCTAAGCGACCCCATCTCGAATATGCACGTAGCAATGGACATGAGGTTCGCCGCGAAAATACCAAACCATGCTGGGCCCCTCGATTTGCCAAACATCCCAAACGCCATCATTGCCGACATCCTGCTGCTTAAAGTAAGCCAGGCTTAAATTCTCCAGGCCCTGCTTCTGGACCAGCTTCATGGCCTCCTCGGCGTCGGGCTGGCGGAAGGGAGCCAACAAGTCTTTCATCACTTTTTGAACCAAGCCCTGCTGGTCCTTCGCAAGATCGCCAACGCGAATTCCAGGGAGCCCGGCCTTCTTTCCTGTGAGCTTGACCGTCTGCGTCGCCTGCTCGGCTCGACCTCGGCCATCGATGAGAGCCACCTCGCGTTGGCGACCATCGAGCGCCTGAAAGACCTCGTTGACGCGCTTGGCCTGATACCAGAACACATTACCCGGATGATCGGCCGGTTCGGCATCCTTCTCTCCCGCCTGATGGCCGTAAAAAATAGGGCCGCCAAAGGCTGCCCCCGCGACCGCATCGCCATCACATCGACGAGTGCAATGGCGTCCGGTGAGCACAAATTCGAAC encodes the following:
- a CDS encoding phage tail sheath family protein, giving the protein MPNTIKTPGVFITEKNAFPNSVVQVATAIPAFIGYTPQAHPVYRGRSCARTPIRIESFGDFLAHFAVQTTPSHGGPPEIAPDDQQYAPRYHAIPAKQGSGGDITLSGQHYDLEPDPGSVYYLFSSLKLFFQNGGGPCYVISIGSYGPISGKPKAKDEALINPNVLYADLKAGLDLLLTEQEPTMIVIPDAALLSRGEHASLMQDVLRQCGAMRSRIGIVDVPGGDAPDPASWMSDDILPFRIAIGTEFLSYGAAYYPFLRTSIVSEADIGMANLGGPSVLAGLLPEAAAEPVKTLLATAANPPAANALTPVQLESALRGASKSYSALVQGVLGKINTLPPSAAMAGIYAATDDSRGVWAAPARVGINALGVTLAISDAAQSDLNIDAASGKSINAIRYFPGKGVMPWGARTLDGNSNEWRYISVRRTLIMIEQSLQLATQAYVFEPNTENTWVTIASMASNFLDNLWKQGAFVGAKPEEAFSVAIGLGRTMTAQDILDGSLRLMVLVAVLRPAEFLAVQIHQKMQPS
- a CDS encoding DUF3500 domain-containing protein, which codes for MPHQALAGPTPNDVSETLAAQLYKSLSEEQRRTLCFDFGHPLREKVDNNWLITKKSIQDVLKPDQRDLVEQIFRRLHAPEFADRAMQQMVHDSEGKGFNAGTSVALFGQPGTGKFEFVLTGRHCTRRCDGDAVAGAAFGGPIFYGHQAGEKDAEPADHPGNVFWYQAKRVNEVFQALDGRQREVALIDGRGRAEQATQTVKLTGKKAGLPGIRVGDLAKDQQGLVQKVMKDLLAPFRQPDAEEAMKLVQKQGLENLSLAYFKQQDVGNDGVWDVWQIEGPSMVWYFRGEPHVHCYVHIRDGVA